Proteins from a single region of Chloroherpeton thalassium ATCC 35110:
- a CDS encoding heterodisulfide reductase-related iron-sulfur binding cluster, whose amino-acid sequence MSHASNGAPTVITPPKVAERIFKRQGNPEKEDYREQLFELEAKGELEVIRVPEPYVEVETKFGRKKKIPLEHTWHHKSCGQCGHIPGYPTSIFWLHRQFGFDYFDPKDQTSCTAWNYYASSTSNPPAQASIAVRNFSQAHVDGYFPFIHCGTSYGHYKETRDQIIHFPKLREQVRRIMDRLNMPFAFPEEIVHYSEWLHVMRDRIAERKVLDLSNVTVSVHPACHYHKLIPEDAIYNDDIYNGQRTSVVTGIAQALGAKVADYSNWHDCCGFGFSHILVNRDFSRSFAAIRKIERMKEEANPDLVLAHDTGCLTTLDKSQFATRAHNRKVGIPVMSDVQFAALAMGAHPYKVCQLHWHGVDNKPLLEKMGIDHEKAWAEFEEQAEKIKSGETQFMTWEEADA is encoded by the coding sequence ATGTCACACGCATCGAACGGCGCACCGACGGTTATCACGCCCCCGAAAGTTGCCGAGCGAATCTTCAAGCGACAAGGAAATCCCGAGAAGGAAGATTACCGCGAACAGCTTTTTGAACTCGAAGCCAAAGGCGAACTCGAAGTGATTCGCGTTCCCGAGCCTTATGTCGAGGTGGAAACCAAGTTCGGGCGCAAGAAAAAAATTCCGTTGGAGCATACTTGGCACCATAAATCTTGCGGACAGTGCGGCCACATTCCGGGCTATCCGACCTCTATTTTCTGGCTTCATCGCCAATTCGGATTTGATTATTTCGACCCGAAAGACCAAACGTCCTGCACCGCGTGGAACTACTATGCGTCTTCGACCTCAAATCCGCCGGCGCAAGCCTCCATTGCGGTTCGCAACTTCTCGCAAGCCCATGTAGACGGGTACTTCCCGTTTATCCATTGCGGCACGAGCTACGGCCACTACAAGGAAACACGCGATCAAATCATCCATTTCCCGAAGCTGCGCGAGCAAGTTCGCCGGATTATGGACCGTTTGAACATGCCCTTTGCATTTCCTGAGGAAATCGTCCATTACTCCGAATGGCTGCATGTCATGCGCGACCGAATCGCCGAGCGCAAGGTTTTGGACTTGAGCAATGTCACGGTCAGCGTCCATCCGGCTTGCCATTATCACAAGCTCATCCCGGAGGACGCGATTTACAACGATGATATTTATAACGGTCAGCGCACGTCGGTCGTCACCGGCATCGCTCAGGCGCTCGGCGCAAAGGTGGCCGATTATTCCAACTGGCACGATTGCTGCGGATTCGGCTTCAGCCACATCTTGGTCAACCGCGACTTTTCGCGCTCCTTCGCCGCGATTCGCAAAATCGAGCGCATGAAGGAAGAAGCCAACCCGGATTTGGTGCTTGCTCACGACACCGGCTGCCTAACGACGCTCGATAAGAGCCAATTCGCCACACGCGCACACAACCGCAAGGTCGGCATTCCGGTCATGTCGGACGTGCAATTTGCGGCGCTTGCGATGGGCGCTCATCCGTACAAGGTCTGCCAATTGCATTGGCACGGCGTTGATAACAAACCCCTGCTGGAAAAAATGGGGATTGACCACGAAAAGGCTTGGGCTGAATTCGAGGAGCAAGCCGAAAAGATTAAATCAGGAGAAACTCAATTTATGACTTGGGAGGAAGCAGATGCCTAA
- a CDS encoding 4Fe-4S dicluster domain-containing protein, with protein sequence MSIYRDAKYADVAPAEKLRLFNEVKADFRWHHVLYGCYECGICTASCPSARFYDFSPRVFAQIMAREDIDSFYELLNDVMWSCSQCFSCTRCPRHNSPGGIITIMREVAVNNGLDSAKEALKAYSRIIYKVMSTGTQVAPDMLQPDFFPDWGPDVKRVSENLDVWRRAIPPDTLHTTELAWDVSDKTRLQLYMIFKLTGNLEMIENIDEGIYMILEEVMESLMDEKDLDIDDFENILEGEEEAEH encoded by the coding sequence ATGTCTATTTACAGAGATGCAAAATACGCCGATGTCGCGCCCGCAGAAAAGCTGAGGCTTTTTAACGAGGTCAAGGCCGACTTTCGCTGGCATCACGTGCTATACGGCTGCTACGAATGCGGCATTTGCACGGCGTCTTGCCCATCGGCGCGATTCTATGATTTCAGCCCCCGAGTGTTTGCGCAAATTATGGCACGCGAAGATATCGACTCGTTCTACGAGCTTTTGAACGATGTCATGTGGTCTTGTTCGCAATGCTTTTCTTGCACGCGCTGCCCACGCCACAATAGCCCGGGCGGCATTATCACCATCATGCGCGAGGTCGCCGTCAACAACGGTTTGGACTCGGCCAAAGAGGCGCTGAAGGCTTACAGCCGAATTATTTATAAAGTGATGTCCACCGGCACGCAGGTCGCGCCCGATATGCTTCAGCCGGACTTCTTCCCCGATTGGGGGCCGGATGTCAAGCGCGTTTCCGAAAATCTGGACGTTTGGCGCAGAGCCATCCCGCCGGATACGCTTCACACCACCGAGCTGGCTTGGGATGTGAGCGACAAAACGCGCTTGCAACTCTACATGATTTTCAAACTCACCGGTAATCTTGAAATGATCGAAAACATCGACGAAGGCATCTACATGATTTTGGAAGAAGTCATGGAATCCTTGATGGATGAAAAAGATCTGGATATCGATGATTTTGAAAACATCCTTGAAGGCGAAGAAGAAGCCGAACACTAA